The following coding sequences are from one Lycium ferocissimum isolate CSIRO_LF1 chromosome 3, AGI_CSIRO_Lferr_CH_V1, whole genome shotgun sequence window:
- the LOC132048803 gene encoding uncharacterized protein LOC132048803 produces the protein MNLTHRVSSIIASTLVQKKGDPRVFTILCNIGLHAFARALCDNGASINLMPFAIFKQSGLGMPRPTSMRLQMADRSIKKPIGVIDDVLVQVGKFMLPADFVILDCAVDKDIPIILGRPFLATDRVLIDSENNEIKFLVNDEEVTFQASKGMKLPNAYESISVIDSFDEFDGAVEHKMEEESLGEALAAVLVNFDADDMEGYVEIINALEGLGS, from the coding sequence ATGAATTTAACTCATCGTGTGAGTTCAATCATTGCTTCCACCTTAGTTCAGAAGAAGGGAGATCCGAGGGTGTTTACCATTCTGTGTAATATTGGGCTTCATGCATTCGCTCGTGCTCTatgtgataatggggcgagCATCAATCTAATGCCCTTTGCTATTTTCAAACAATCCGGATTGGGAATGCCTAGACCGACTTCTATGCGATTACAAATGGCGGACAGATCCATCAAGAAGCCAATTGGGGTTATAGATGATGTGTTGGTACAAGTGGGTAAGTTCATGCTGCCTGCTGATTTCGTTATTCTGGATTGTGCGGTTGATAAAGATATTCCCATCATCTTGGGAAGACCATTCCTTGCTACGGACAGAGTGCTTATAGActctgaaaataatgaaataaagtTTCTAGTAAATGATGAAGAGGTGACTTTTCAAGCAAGTAAGGGGATGAAGTTGCCAAATGCTTATGAGAGTATCTCAGTTATTGATTCATTTGACGAGTTTGATGGTGCTGTCGAACacaaaatggaagaagaaagtttgggagaAGCTCTTGCTGCTGTTCTGGTGAACTTTGATGCTGACGATATGGAGGGCTACGTGGAAATTATAAATGCGCTTGAGGGTCTGGGTTCTTAA